In Leifsonia sp. AK011, the genomic stretch GTTCCGGCATTCGTGCCGCCCGGTGGCGCGATCGATACCGAGGCCCGTGAACGCGGGCAGACGCTGTACGCGCCCGACGGGCGCATCCCGTTGCATCCGCCGATCATCAGCGAGGATGCCGCGTCCCTGCTGCCGAATCGAGTGCGGGGCGCCTACGTCTGGACGTTCCCGCTCGACGAGGACGGCGAGGTCAGCGCCACCGCCCTGCAGCGCGCCCGGGTGCGCAGCACCGCGCAGCTGACCTACGAGGAGGCCCAGGCGCTCGCCGACTCTGGCGACCCGCTCCTGGGCCTGCTCCGTGCCGTCGGGATGCTGCGGCTCGAGGTCGAGCGCGTGCGAGGTGGCGCGAGCCTGGGCCGCCCCGACGAGGAGGTCGAGGTGATCGACGGTCGCTACATGCTCGCCCAGCGTGCACCCCTGCCCGTCGAGCAGTGGAACGCGCAGCTCTCGCTCATGACGGGAATGGCCGCGGCCCGCGTCATGCTCGACGGTGGTGTGGGCATCCTACGGACCATGCCAGCGCCGAGCCCCGAGACCATCGAGCGGTTCCGCCGCCAGGTCGCGGCCCTCGGACGCCCGTGGCCGGAGCACCTCGCCTACGGGGAGTTCCTCCGCGCGCTGGATGTCTCCAGCCCCTCCGGTCTCGCTGCAGTGCATGCGGCGGCCGCCCTCTTCCGGGGAGCGGGCTATACGGCCTTCGACGGCGAGATCCCGGAGGAGACGGTGCAGGCCGCCGTTGCCTCGCCCTACGCGCACGCCACGGCACCCCTGCGCAGACTCGTCGATCGCTTCGTGCTCGTGACATGCGAGGCGCTGCTCACCGGCAAGCCCGTTCCTGACTGGGTGCGTGAGGCGCTCCCGACGCTTCCGAAGATCATGGGACGCACCGGCGGCATCGCCTCGCGACTCGAGAGGGACTCCGTCGCCGCGATCGAGGCGGCCCTTCTCCAGGCGCACGTCGGCGCCGAGTTCGACGCGGTGGTGATCGCCGCCCGCGAGTCGAGCATCACCGTTCAGGTGGTGCCGCTCGGCGACGGGACGTTGGATGCCGCGGGTATCGTCTCCGCGTCCGTGGAGGCAACGGCGACCCCGGGCGACACGGTGCGAGTGCGACTGGTGGCCGCCGACATCCCGACCGGCACGGTCACCTTCGCACTCGCCTAGCCGCTCGTTCTGAACCGCTTCAGGTAGTGGCGGGCGGGCCAGGCGCGCAGCCCGTGGGGCAGACGGGGGTAGATAGAGCGGGTGCGCCGCACGAGCCGGTCGAAGCGCTCCTGGTCGTGCTCGAGCCCGTACGCGTCACGGAGTTCGGGCGACAGGAGGCCCGCCGTCACCACTCGCACGGTCGGCATGAGAGCGCGCAGCCACCAAGGGCCGCGAGGATGCAGCAGGTCACGCGCAATCCCGCGTGCATCGTCGCCCACCTCGAGCGGGTAGGAGCTCCAGTACTCCGCGAAGGCGGCACGGCTCGACGGCCACATCGAGCGCGGAACGCCGAGCGCCGTGGCGGCGATCGAGTACTCGGCGAGGAGCGATTCGGCGACCTCGGGGGAGTCCGGTCCCCAGACGAGCTCCCGCACCCGTATCGCCGTGTCGTAGAGGGTTGCAGCCACCCAGAGCTGGAGTGCGGCATCCGTCGCTCGCGGCACGCTCCGGTGCGCGGCGCCCACCGTCCGCGCTATGCGCCTGGCCTCCTCGGGGGTGCCGTAGACGATCACGGCGAGATAGGTCAGTGTCCCGTTCAGCCGGTCGAGCGGGCGCTCGGCGAAGGTGCTGTGCCGGGCGACTCCGCGCGCGACGGCGGGATCGGCGACCTGCAGCAGGATCGCCGCAGCGCCCCCGGCAAGCAGGATGGCTTCGCCCGAGGTCTCTCGCATGGTCGCCACCCCACCATCCTCGCCCCGAGCCGCCCCGGGCGCAGGTAGCCCCCAGCGGGAGCGGGTAGAGTTCTCTGTGGCCCAAATGTCTCGATGTCGAGTTATTTCCAGGCAGCGAGCGGGCCTCTTCCCCACACCGACGCGCGATTGGACAAAAGCAGCGTGGATCTTTTTGAGTACCAGGCTCGGGACCTCTTCGAAAAGTACGGTGTACCCGTACTGAAGGGCATTGTCGCCGACACCCCAGAGGGCGTTCGCGCCGCAGCAGAGCAGCTCGGCGGCGTGACCGTCGTCAAGGCGCAGGTCAAGGTCGGCGGCCGCGGCAAGGCTGGCGGCGTCAAGGTCGCCAAGACCGCGGATGACGCGGAGGAGGCGGCACGCGCCATCCTCGGTCTCGACATCAAGGGCCACGTCGTGAAGCGCGTCATGGTTGCCGAGGGCGCCGACATCAAGGAGGAGTACTACTTCTCCGTCCTGCTCGACCGGGCCAACCGCTCCTACCTCTCCCTCTCGAGCTTCGAGGGTGGCATGGAGATCGAGCAGCTCGCCGAGGAACGCCCGGAGGCCCTCGCGCGCATCGAGGTCGACCCCGGCACGGGCATCGACCTGGAGAAGGCGAAGCAGATCGCGATCGACGCGAAGTTCCCCGCCGAGCTCGTCGACAAGGTCGCTCCGGTCTTCGTGAAGCTCTACGAGGTCTACAAGGGCGAGGATGCCACGCTCGTCGAGGTCAACCCGCTCGTGCTCACCGGCAGCGGTGACATCGTCGCCCTCGACGGCAAGGTCTCGCTCGACGAGAATGCCGGCTTCCGTCACCCCGAGCACGAGGCACTCGAAGACACGGATGCCGAGGACCCGCTGGAGGCCAAGGCCAAGGCCAACGACCTCAACTACGTGAAGCTCGACGGCGAGGTCGGCATCATCGGCAACGGTGCCGGTCTCGTGATGTCCACCCTCGACGTGGTGGCCTACGCCGGTGAGAAGCACGGCGGCGTGAAGCCCGCCAACTTCCTGGACATCGGCGGCGGTGCATCCGCGACGGTCATGGCCAATGGCCTCGACGTGATCCTCGGTGACCCGCAGGTCAAGAGCGTGTTCGTCAACGTCTTCGGTGGCATCACGTCCTGTGTGGCCGTGGCCGAGGGCATCGTCAAGGCCCTCGAGATCCTCGGGGATGCCGCGACCAAGCCCCTCGTCGTGCGCCTCGACGGCAACCAGGTGGAGGAGGGCCGCGCGATCCTCGCCGCGGCGAACAACCCACTCGTCACCCTCGCAACGACCATGGACGACGGCGCCGACAAAGCGGCCGAACTCGCCTCCCGCTGATTGAGCTCGTCGAAATCTCACTAAGGACTAACTAGAAATGTCGATCTTCCTCAACAAGGACAGCAAGGTCATCGTCCAGGGCATCACCGGCGGTGAGGGCACCAAGCACACGGCCCTCATGCTCAAGGCGGGTACCCAGGTCGTCGGTGGCGTCAACGCCCGCAAGGCTGGCACGACGGTCGAGCACGATGGCGGCGTGAGCCTTCCCGTGTTCGGCTCGGTGGCCGAGGCCATCGAGAAGACGGGGGCGGATGTCTCGATCGCCTTCGTTCCTCCCGCGTTCACCAAGGACGCCATGATCGAGGCCATCGACGCCGAGATCCCGCTGCTCGTCGTCATCACCGAGGGTGTGCCCGTGCAGGACACCGCGGAGGCCTGGGCCTACGCCCAGGCGAAGGGCAACAAGACCCGCATCATCGGCCCGAACTGCCCCGGCATCATCACGCCCGGTGAGTCGCTCGTGGGCATCACCCCCGCGACGATCACCGGCAAGGGTCCGATCGGCCTCGTGTCGAA encodes the following:
- the sucC gene encoding ADP-forming succinate--CoA ligase subunit beta; the encoded protein is MDLFEYQARDLFEKYGVPVLKGIVADTPEGVRAAAEQLGGVTVVKAQVKVGGRGKAGGVKVAKTADDAEEAARAILGLDIKGHVVKRVMVAEGADIKEEYYFSVLLDRANRSYLSLSSFEGGMEIEQLAEERPEALARIEVDPGTGIDLEKAKQIAIDAKFPAELVDKVAPVFVKLYEVYKGEDATLVEVNPLVLTGSGDIVALDGKVSLDENAGFRHPEHEALEDTDAEDPLEAKAKANDLNYVKLDGEVGIIGNGAGLVMSTLDVVAYAGEKHGGVKPANFLDIGGGASATVMANGLDVILGDPQVKSVFVNVFGGITSCVAVAEGIVKALEILGDAATKPLVVRLDGNQVEEGRAILAAANNPLVTLATTMDDGADKAAELASR
- the sucD gene encoding succinate--CoA ligase subunit alpha — encoded protein: MSIFLNKDSKVIVQGITGGEGTKHTALMLKAGTQVVGGVNARKAGTTVEHDGGVSLPVFGSVAEAIEKTGADVSIAFVPPAFTKDAMIEAIDAEIPLLVVITEGVPVQDTAEAWAYAQAKGNKTRIIGPNCPGIITPGESLVGITPATITGKGPIGLVSKSGTLTYQMMFELRDLGFSTAIGIGGDPIIGTTHIDALAAFEADPETKAIVMIGEIGGDAEERAADFIRANVTKPVVAYVAGFTAPEGKTMGHAGAIVSSGAGTAQGKKEALEAAGVKVGKTPSETASLMREVFAAL
- a CDS encoding oxygenase MpaB family protein: MRETSGEAILLAGGAAAILLQVADPAVARGVARHSTFAERPLDRLNGTLTYLAVIVYGTPEEARRIARTVGAAHRSVPRATDAALQLWVAATLYDTAIRVRELVWGPDSPEVAESLLAEYSIAATALGVPRSMWPSSRAAFAEYWSSYPLEVGDDARGIARDLLHPRGPWWLRALMPTVRVVTAGLLSPELRDAYGLEHDQERFDRLVRRTRSIYPRLPHGLRAWPARHYLKRFRTSG
- a CDS encoding RNB domain-containing ribonuclease, producing the protein MKPTPPEERVLVPRARQREGALAARLQQIREELELPESFPEAVEREAREVVASVEPPELDLTDVPFVTIDPPGATDLDQALHIERSEDGYVVQYAIADVPAFVPPGGAIDTEARERGQTLYAPDGRIPLHPPIISEDAASLLPNRVRGAYVWTFPLDEDGEVSATALQRARVRSTAQLTYEEAQALADSGDPLLGLLRAVGMLRLEVERVRGGASLGRPDEEVEVIDGRYMLAQRAPLPVEQWNAQLSLMTGMAAARVMLDGGVGILRTMPAPSPETIERFRRQVAALGRPWPEHLAYGEFLRALDVSSPSGLAAVHAAAALFRGAGYTAFDGEIPEETVQAAVASPYAHATAPLRRLVDRFVLVTCEALLTGKPVPDWVREALPTLPKIMGRTGGIASRLERDSVAAIEAALLQAHVGAEFDAVVIAARESSITVQVVPLGDGTLDAAGIVSASVEATATPGDTVRVRLVAADIPTGTVTFALA